One stretch of Rosistilla oblonga DNA includes these proteins:
- a CDS encoding DUF1501 domain-containing protein, translated as MGISKTCDGVSRRDVLRVGALAAGGFSLTNYLSIAEAGEVQAGAKATSAIFINLPGGPSHMDTFDLKPAADDKVRGPFQPIKTNVPGIEFSEHLPKLAGCADKFAILRGVNHTLAAHALGQEYVNTGSRPLPSLEYPGFGSVVSMERPGDREIPGFVAVPNINQRPGFLGVQYAPLNTNATPRAGQPFAVRGIKLANGMTVDQMRRRQDLLSSLDRRMASIEKSSSLLQGLDRFSEQAYSMITSTRTRQAFDISKESENITKMFDDQTFSQSCLLATRLVESGVRFVGLTLGGWDTHVDNWTKLKTGLLPQFDAGLSGLLNSLAAKGLLESTAVFVTGEFGRTPKINTRSAEGGRDHYPRCMFMLMAGGGVRGGQVIGESDDTASAPRHEAITPDDVAASFYHNLGIDPTKEYHTETGRPITLVRDGNVIPQLFS; from the coding sequence ATGGGTATCTCAAAAACGTGTGATGGTGTCAGCCGACGCGATGTGCTGCGAGTGGGAGCGTTGGCTGCAGGTGGGTTCTCGCTGACGAACTATCTGAGTATCGCCGAGGCGGGCGAGGTTCAAGCGGGTGCCAAGGCGACATCGGCGATTTTCATCAACCTGCCCGGCGGTCCGTCGCACATGGACACCTTCGATCTGAAGCCCGCAGCCGATGACAAGGTTCGCGGTCCATTCCAACCGATCAAGACGAACGTGCCGGGGATCGAATTTTCCGAGCACCTGCCCAAGCTGGCCGGCTGTGCCGACAAGTTTGCGATTCTGCGTGGTGTCAATCACACGCTGGCCGCTCACGCGTTGGGGCAAGAATATGTGAACACCGGTTCGCGTCCGCTGCCTTCGTTGGAGTATCCCGGTTTCGGATCGGTCGTCTCGATGGAACGCCCCGGCGATCGCGAGATCCCTGGATTTGTGGCGGTCCCCAATATCAATCAACGTCCCGGTTTCTTGGGAGTTCAGTACGCGCCGCTGAATACCAACGCAACGCCTCGAGCCGGGCAGCCGTTTGCTGTCCGTGGCATCAAGCTGGCCAACGGGATGACGGTCGATCAGATGCGTCGTCGCCAAGATCTGTTGAGCAGCTTGGATCGGCGTATGGCGTCGATCGAAAAATCGAGCTCCTTGCTGCAGGGACTCGATCGCTTCAGCGAGCAAGCCTATTCGATGATCACGTCGACACGCACGCGGCAGGCTTTTGACATCAGCAAGGAATCGGAAAACATCACCAAGATGTTCGACGATCAAACCTTCAGCCAAAGCTGTCTATTGGCGACGCGGTTGGTGGAGTCGGGAGTGCGGTTTGTGGGGCTAACGCTCGGCGGCTGGGATACGCATGTCGACAACTGGACCAAGTTGAAGACGGGGCTGTTGCCGCAATTTGATGCCGGGCTCAGCGGACTTCTGAATTCGTTGGCAGCCAAGGGGCTGTTGGAATCGACAGCGGTCTTTGTGACCGGCGAGTTCGGGCGGACTCCGAAGATCAACACCCGTTCGGCCGAAGGTGGCCGCGATCACTACCCACGCTGCATGTTCATGCTGATGGCGGGTGGCGGCGTCCGCGGCGGCCAGGTGATCGGCGAGAGCGACGACACCGCATCAGCTCCGCGACATGAAGCGATCACCCCTGACGACGTCGCGGCCAGCTTCTATCACAATCTGGGGATCGATCCGACGAAGGAATATCACACCGAAACGGGCCGCCCGATCACGCTGGTCCGCGATGGCAACGTGATCCCGCAGCTGTTTTCATAG